One region of Flavobacterium sp. KACC 22763 genomic DNA includes:
- a CDS encoding fumarylacetoacetate hydrolase family protein, giving the protein MKIICVGRNYANHIEELKNERPSEPVVFMKPDSAVLLKQHPFVIPEFSEDVHHEVEIIVKINKVGKYIEPKFAHKYYDEISVGIDFTARDLQSKLKEKGLPWEKAKAFDGSAVIGDFLPKTDFVSMENLNFELRSNSEVVQKGNSSMMLWKIDELISHVSQFFTLKIGDIIFTGTPAGVAAVKPNDILEGFLEDKKLFRIQVK; this is encoded by the coding sequence ATGAAGATTATCTGTGTCGGCAGGAATTATGCCAATCATATAGAAGAGTTGAAAAACGAGCGTCCGAGTGAGCCGGTTGTTTTTATGAAACCAGATTCTGCTGTTTTGCTGAAACAGCATCCGTTTGTAATTCCAGAGTTTTCTGAAGATGTTCATCATGAAGTTGAAATAATCGTTAAGATTAATAAAGTCGGGAAATATATTGAACCGAAATTTGCCCATAAATATTATGATGAAATAAGTGTAGGAATCGATTTTACTGCTCGAGACCTGCAAAGTAAGTTAAAAGAAAAAGGGCTTCCGTGGGAAAAAGCCAAGGCTTTTGACGGTTCTGCGGTTATTGGTGATTTTTTGCCAAAAACTGACTTTGTTTCTATGGAAAATCTTAATTTTGAATTAAGAAGCAATTCAGAAGTGGTTCAAAAAGGGAACTCAAGTATGATGCTTTGGAAAATTGACGAATTGATTTCTCATGTATCTCAGTTTTTTACTTTAAAAATTGGAGATATTATTTTTACAGGAACACCGGCAGGTGTTGCGGCTGTAAAACCAAATGACATTTTAGAAGGCTTTTTAGAAGATAAAAAATTATTCAGAATACAAGTAAAATAA
- a CDS encoding DUF5009 domain-containing protein has product MKIKENLFNQRIISIDALRGITIFVMIFVNELASIQNVPQWMKHMPADADAMTFVDLVFPAFLFIVGMSIPFAFNARLIKKDSPKTIWTHTLKRAIALIVIGVFMVNAEYGFDATKMIIAPAFWGLLAYSMPIPIWNKYPKDFPVWLKNVLQYGGILVLVTLYFIYVQDTGDRGMTPKWWGILGLIGWAYLFTVIYYWLVSGNLWAMIAFLVFAVAMNSLNLIENSFVQSTSWLSFIAGHLTHVSLTSAGIIISLLFFDRKISSKINWPVIGFIGLFTLTAILLRPYFGISKIKGTPSWTMFSAAICAALFYFLYWLMEVKKQTKWSEFFMPAAANPLLIYILPGVIYYFCKAFNFHIIPGYFRVGVPGILWSLVFSIIMLFVMKILNRYKIQLHL; this is encoded by the coding sequence ATGAAAATAAAAGAGAATCTGTTTAATCAGCGTATTATTTCTATCGATGCTTTGCGTGGAATTACCATTTTTGTAATGATTTTTGTAAACGAACTTGCAAGTATTCAAAACGTACCGCAATGGATGAAACACATGCCCGCAGATGCAGATGCAATGACTTTTGTTGATTTAGTTTTTCCTGCTTTTTTATTTATTGTCGGAATGTCTATTCCGTTTGCTTTTAATGCCAGACTCATAAAAAAAGACAGTCCAAAAACAATTTGGACACATACTCTTAAGCGAGCCATTGCCCTTATTGTAATAGGTGTTTTTATGGTCAATGCTGAGTATGGATTTGATGCGACAAAAATGATTATCGCGCCAGCATTTTGGGGACTTTTGGCTTATAGCATGCCAATTCCAATTTGGAATAAATATCCAAAAGATTTTCCTGTTTGGTTAAAAAATGTGCTTCAATATGGAGGGATTTTAGTACTTGTAACACTTTATTTCATTTATGTGCAAGATACTGGAGATCGCGGAATGACACCAAAATGGTGGGGAATTCTTGGGTTGATAGGTTGGGCGTATCTTTTTACAGTAATTTATTATTGGCTAGTTTCAGGAAATCTGTGGGCAATGATTGCTTTTCTAGTTTTTGCTGTTGCCATGAATTCTCTTAATTTAATCGAAAACTCTTTTGTTCAAAGTACTTCTTGGTTGAGTTTTATAGCAGGACATCTTACACATGTTTCTCTGACTTCGGCTGGAATTATAATTTCATTATTATTTTTTGACCGAAAAATTAGTTCTAAAATCAATTGGCCAGTAATTGGTTTTATTGGCTTGTTTACGTTAACAGCAATTTTGCTTCGTCCGTATTTCGGAATATCAAAAATAAAAGGAACACCATCTTGGACAATGTTCTCGGCAGCAATTTGCGCCGCTCTTTTCTATTTTCTGTATTGGCTTATGGAAGTTAAAAAGCAGACCAAATGGAGCGAGTTCTTCATGCCTGCAGCTGCAAACCCATTATTGATTTATATCTTACCGGGCGTTATTTATTATTTCTGTAAAGCTTTTAACTTTCATATAATACCAGGATATTTCAGAGTAGGAGTTCCTGGAATTTTATGGTCTCTGGTGTTTTCAATAATTATGCTTTTTGTAATGAAGATTTTGAATAGATATAAAATTCAGCTGCATCTTTAG
- a CDS encoding glycosyltransferase family 2 protein, whose translation MQLSVVILNYNVRYFLELCVLSVQEAIASIDAEIIVIDNNSSDESVLMMKEKFPNVRLIENKENFGFPKGNNIGVRQAKGKYVCILNPDTVVAEDTFTKILAFAERQTNLGIIGCKLIDGTGQFLPESKRGIPTPWVAFTKIFGLYKIFPKTKLFNQYYAQHLNENETGKVDILVGAFMFLERKLYEDLNGFDENCFMYADDIDLSYRALQMQKKNYYFHETTVLHYKGESTIKDEKYMMRFQEAMNFFYQKHFKKSQFFSIFIQIGAFLFSSAKMFQGKPKENTLPESYFLYSENENFAKKLAPILENKVGFLDFKGEKMVNSWLILKGKKAEIILDNHYISFKKCIEIIETLKDKKVTFKIFPKNTGFIIGSNSRNDRGQIVKIE comes from the coding sequence ATGCAATTATCGGTTGTTATTTTAAATTACAATGTACGCTACTTTCTAGAACTATGTGTTTTAAGTGTTCAGGAAGCAATTGCGTCAATCGATGCAGAAATTATTGTAATAGATAATAATTCATCAGACGAAAGCGTTTTGATGATGAAAGAAAAATTTCCAAACGTAAGACTAATTGAAAATAAAGAAAATTTTGGTTTTCCAAAAGGCAATAATATTGGTGTTCGTCAAGCGAAAGGAAAGTACGTTTGTATTTTAAATCCTGATACTGTCGTTGCAGAAGATACTTTTACAAAGATTTTGGCTTTCGCCGAAAGGCAAACTAATCTCGGAATCATTGGCTGTAAATTAATTGATGGAACAGGGCAATTTCTTCCAGAAAGCAAACGCGGCATTCCAACGCCTTGGGTTGCCTTCACAAAAATTTTCGGATTGTATAAAATATTTCCCAAGACAAAACTTTTTAATCAATATTACGCTCAGCATTTAAACGAAAACGAAACGGGAAAAGTAGATATTCTCGTTGGCGCTTTTATGTTTTTGGAAAGAAAACTATATGAAGATTTAAATGGTTTTGATGAAAACTGTTTTATGTACGCCGATGATATTGATCTGTCGTATCGCGCTTTACAAATGCAAAAGAAAAATTATTATTTTCATGAAACTACCGTTTTGCATTATAAAGGAGAAAGTACAATAAAAGACGAAAAGTATATGATGCGTTTTCAGGAGGCTATGAATTTCTTTTATCAAAAGCATTTTAAGAAATCGCAGTTCTTTAGTATCTTTATTCAAATTGGTGCTTTTTTGTTTTCAAGTGCTAAAATGTTTCAAGGAAAACCAAAAGAAAACACATTGCCAGAAAGTTATTTTTTATACTCCGAAAATGAGAATTTCGCTAAAAAATTGGCTCCGATTTTGGAAAATAAAGTTGGTTTTTTAGATTTCAAAGGAGAAAAAATGGTAAATTCGTGGCTAATTTTAAAGGGTAAAAAGGCAGAGATCATTTTGGATAATCACTATATTTCATTCAAAAAATGTATCGAAATCATAGAAACTCTTAAAGATAAGAAGGTTACTTTTAAAATTTTTCCCAAAAATACAGGTTTTATTATTGGAAGTAATTCAAGGAATGACAGAGGGCAAATCGTGAAAATCGAGTAA
- a CDS encoding dihydrolipoamide acetyltransferase family protein, with the protein MARFELKLPKMGESVAEATITNWLKEVGDKIEADEAVLEIATDKVDSEVPSEVSGILVEQLFGKDDLVQVGQTIAIIETESGETAAPQAVNTVQETAAPAEVAEIEKTIESVKETVTSQDFSGSDKFFSPLVKNIAKEEGLSLNELENIAGSGKDGRVTKEDILKYVEDRKSGSVQAPKAVEAAPKAVVETPKAEAPKAVEPVVQKSQQAVPVSVNGADEIVEMDRMRKLISGYMVASVQTSAHVQSFIEVDVTNIVKWRDKVKTAFEKREGEKLTFTPIMMEAVAKALKDFPGMNISVDGDYIIKKKNINLGMAAALPNGNLIVPVIKNADQLNLVGMAKAVNDLGNRAKAGKLKPDDTQGGTYTVTNVGTFGSVFGTPIINQPQVGILALGAIRKVPAVIETPEGDFIGIRQKMFLSHSYDHRVVDGALGGSFVKRVAEYLEAFDVDRDF; encoded by the coding sequence ATGGCAAGATTTGAATTAAAGCTTCCTAAAATGGGAGAAAGTGTCGCTGAAGCAACCATAACTAACTGGTTGAAAGAAGTTGGAGACAAAATTGAGGCTGATGAAGCCGTACTCGAAATTGCAACAGATAAAGTTGACAGCGAAGTGCCAAGTGAAGTATCAGGGATTTTAGTTGAGCAATTGTTTGGTAAAGATGATTTAGTGCAAGTAGGGCAGACTATTGCCATTATTGAAACTGAAAGCGGAGAAACAGCAGCTCCACAAGCTGTAAATACAGTTCAAGAAACTGCCGCTCCTGCAGAAGTCGCCGAAATTGAAAAAACAATCGAATCGGTTAAAGAAACTGTAACTTCTCAAGATTTTTCAGGATCAGATAAATTCTTTTCTCCATTAGTAAAAAATATTGCAAAAGAAGAAGGTCTTTCTTTAAACGAACTTGAAAATATTGCAGGTTCTGGAAAAGACGGACGTGTGACTAAAGAAGATATTCTGAAATACGTAGAAGATCGTAAATCAGGTTCTGTTCAGGCACCTAAAGCAGTTGAAGCAGCTCCAAAAGCAGTTGTTGAAACTCCTAAAGCAGAAGCTCCAAAAGCAGTTGAGCCAGTTGTTCAAAAAAGCCAGCAGGCAGTTCCAGTTTCTGTAAACGGTGCTGACGAAATTGTGGAAATGGACAGAATGCGTAAACTGATTTCTGGTTACATGGTGGCTTCGGTTCAGACTTCTGCCCACGTACAATCTTTTATTGAGGTTGACGTAACAAACATTGTAAAATGGAGAGATAAAGTAAAAACGGCTTTTGAAAAAAGAGAAGGCGAGAAACTGACTTTTACTCCGATTATGATGGAGGCAGTTGCAAAAGCTTTAAAAGATTTCCCAGGGATGAACATTTCTGTTGATGGAGATTATATTATTAAAAAGAAAAATATCAATTTAGGAATGGCGGCAGCATTGCCAAACGGAAATTTAATTGTTCCTGTAATTAAAAATGCAGATCAGTTGAATTTGGTTGGAATGGCAAAAGCGGTTAACGATTTGGGAAACCGTGCAAAAGCTGGAAAACTAAAACCAGACGATACACAAGGCGGAACTTATACAGTTACGAATGTTGGTACTTTTGGAAGTGTTTTCGGAACGCCAATTATCAATCAGCCACAAGTAGGTATTTTGGCTCTTGGAGCAATTCGTAAAGTGCCTGCGGTTATTGAAACTCCAGAAGGAGACTTTATCGGAATTCGTCAGAAAATGTTCTTATCTCACTCTTACGATCATAGAGTTGTTGATGGAGCTTTGGGAGGAAGTTTTGTGAAAAGAGTAGCAGAATATTTAGAAGCTTTTGATGTAGATAGAGATTTCTAA
- a CDS encoding 3'-5' exonuclease, translated as MELKLNKPICFFDLETTGIDIGKDRIVEISIFKVFPNGNKESKTWLVNPTIPIPPQTTAVHGITDEKVANEPTFAELAPHIHNMIKDSDLGGFNSDRFDIPLLAEELLRAGVDFDMKNKVSVDVQTIFHKMEERTLSAALKFYCGKSLDNAHSAEADTMATYEILKAQLDRYPELENDMKSLSEFTTRKKIADFAGMIAFDKDDEEIFTFGKHKGAKVEKVLETEPGYFSWIQNADFPLYTKKVLTAIKLRKLNTK; from the coding sequence ATGGAATTAAAACTTAACAAGCCAATTTGCTTTTTTGATCTCGAAACAACGGGAATTGATATCGGTAAAGATAGAATCGTAGAAATTTCAATATTCAAAGTTTTTCCTAACGGAAACAAAGAAAGTAAAACTTGGTTGGTTAATCCGACAATTCCAATTCCTCCACAAACAACTGCAGTTCATGGCATCACTGACGAGAAAGTGGCCAATGAACCTACTTTTGCAGAACTTGCTCCGCATATTCATAATATGATTAAAGATAGCGACTTGGGTGGATTTAATTCAGATCGTTTTGATATTCCGCTTTTGGCAGAAGAATTGCTTCGTGCCGGAGTTGATTTTGATATGAAGAACAAAGTTTCTGTAGATGTACAGACTATTTTTCATAAAATGGAAGAGCGTACTTTGAGTGCGGCTTTGAAGTTTTATTGTGGTAAAAGTCTCGATAATGCCCATTCGGCAGAAGCAGATACAATGGCAACTTACGAAATTTTGAAAGCGCAGTTAGATCGTTATCCGGAATTGGAAAATGACATGAAATCTTTATCTGAATTTACAACTCGTAAAAAAATAGCAGATTTTGCGGGAATGATTGCTTTTGATAAAGATGATGAAGAAATTTTTACTTTTGGAAAACATAAAGGAGCCAAAGTGGAGAAAGTTTTAGAAACAGAACCTGGATATTTCAGCTGGATTCAAAATGCTGATTTCCCACTGTATACCAAAAAAGTTTTGACAGCAATTAAATTAAGAAAATTAAATACGAAGTAA
- a CDS encoding Hpt domain-containing protein has translation MALKYNLSKVYALSDNDPEFVNQILTLFVTEVPEDLKQIKEGIKKKDHKYAYSYAHKIKPTLDLMGLNVAFEEILQVEAWTKAEGKKKDIIETFKSIKVQVKEAIKEIKKDFDL, from the coding sequence ATGGCTTTAAAGTATAACCTTTCGAAAGTATATGCGCTTTCAGATAACGATCCTGAATTTGTAAATCAGATTTTAACTTTATTTGTTACAGAAGTTCCAGAAGATTTAAAACAAATTAAAGAAGGAATTAAAAAGAAGGATCATAAATATGCATATTCGTATGCCCACAAAATAAAGCCAACATTAGATTTAATGGGATTAAATGTGGCTTTTGAAGAAATCTTGCAAGTGGAAGCTTGGACAAAAGCTGAAGGCAAGAAAAAAGATATTATCGAAACTTTTAAAAGTATTAAAGTACAAGTAAAAGAAGCGATTAAAGAAATTAAAAAAGATTTTGATCTTTAA